Proteins from a genomic interval of Meiothermus sp.:
- a CDS encoding IS5 family transposase, which produces MNRRAYPSDVRDEEWALVLPYLTLAPLEAPQRKYDLREVFNALRWMVRTGAQWDYLPHDFPPPHIVQAQAYRWMNRGVFEDLVHDLRMTLRMLQGKAAHPSAAIYDARTLQSTPQSGERAGYDGYKRRKGSKVHLAVDTLGHLLALVVTAASEQERAQVGALSQQVQEVTGEQVEVAFVDQGYTGEEAAQAAEAEGIALCVVKVEGAKRGFVLLPKRWVVERSFAWTSRFRRLARDYERLAETLRGWHWLAFSILMTAKTVELLRTAS; this is translated from the coding sequence ATGAACCGCCGTGCTTACCCATCGGACGTCCGTGATGAGGAATGGGCTCTGGTGCTGCCCTATTTGACCCTCGCCCCGCTGGAAGCACCCCAGCGCAAGTACGACCTGCGCGAAGTGTTCAACGCCCTGCGCTGGATGGTTCGAACCGGTGCTCAGTGGGACTACCTGCCCCACGACTTCCCACCCCCCCATATCGTTCAGGCGCAAGCCTACCGCTGGATGAACCGGGGGGTCTTCGAAGACCTGGTACACGACCTGCGCATGACCCTGCGAATGCTCCAGGGCAAAGCCGCCCATCCCAGCGCTGCCATCTACGATGCTCGCACCCTACAGTCCACCCCGCAAAGTGGGGAGCGGGCCGGATACGATGGGTACAAACGACGCAAGGGAAGCAAAGTTCACCTGGCGGTAGATACCCTGGGGCATCTGCTGGCCCTGGTAGTAACGGCGGCCAGTGAACAGGAACGGGCCCAGGTGGGAGCCCTCAGTCAACAGGTGCAGGAAGTGACGGGGGAGCAGGTGGAAGTGGCCTTTGTGGATCAGGGTTACACTGGGGAGGAAGCGGCACAAGCGGCAGAGGCGGAAGGCATCGCCCTGTGTGTGGTCAAGGTGGAAGGGGCCAAACGAGGATTCGTGCTGCTGCCGAAGCGTTGGGTGGTGGAACGTTCGTTTGCCTGGACATCCCGGTTTCGCAGGCTGGCGCGAGACTATGAGCGGCTGGCTGAGACCTTGCGAGGTTGGCACTGGTTGGCTTTTTCGATTCTGATGACAGCGAAAACTGTGGAGCTTTTACGAACAGCTAGTTAG
- a CDS encoding DUF4129 domain-containing protein produces the protein MARWALVVGLGGVLLGVAAAELRLGLLLGMGLFVLLWRSHYRDGFLWFSAFPGLLHLLTSPASWEQAWNNWFQTTSLLWIFGVMVGKMLRQERWALWPGLGLLIFYPSGLVFALLLGLHLVWGLVWEWSKAQNVGRGFWWNPAGLGALVLCGALFVLGMGHLELRLPSPAAPIEQTRPLETPSAPAIREAPEASGPAVRWVRPAGSPLESWLPFLNRALDGLHLAMLLMVALVLVLTFWGNRAKGAPGRGSFLLPVLAVALTWALLLSGLRGSGWGGGWVWPRGEGLPATPVVEWQARSVPPGFTETGYLLAFLMALAGFFLLLGMLYWAWQLQRPEELDLPTTPVKHHPPRPRTAPQDPIREAYRSFEERMQELGLPRPPSSSPARFAQDVLARQPQVRDALIRLLELYQRVRYGGKPLPEHGQEARRLVEEITRRFPPL, from the coding sequence TTGGCTCGGTGGGCACTGGTGGTGGGGTTGGGGGGTGTTTTACTGGGTGTGGCCGCAGCAGAGCTGCGCCTGGGGCTGCTGTTGGGAATGGGGCTATTTGTGCTTTTGTGGCGTAGCCATTACCGGGATGGATTCCTATGGTTTTCCGCTTTTCCGGGTCTTTTGCACCTGCTCACTTCCCCGGCTTCCTGGGAACAGGCCTGGAATAATTGGTTCCAAACCACCTCTTTACTTTGGATATTTGGTGTGATGGTGGGCAAGATGCTGCGGCAGGAGCGCTGGGCTTTATGGCCAGGTCTGGGATTGCTGATTTTCTACCCTTCGGGTTTGGTTTTTGCTCTGCTGCTGGGGTTACATCTGGTCTGGGGGCTGGTTTGGGAGTGGTCCAAAGCCCAAAACGTCGGGCGCGGGTTTTGGTGGAACCCGGCAGGCCTTGGGGCCCTGGTGCTTTGTGGCGCTCTTTTCGTGCTTGGGATGGGTCATTTGGAACTGCGGCTGCCAAGCCCTGCAGCTCCAATCGAGCAGACGCGGCCCCTCGAGACACCTTCGGCCCCCGCCATCCGGGAAGCCCCCGAGGCCTCGGGGCCTGCGGTGCGCTGGGTACGCCCTGCTGGCTCGCCCCTCGAGTCCTGGTTACCTTTTTTGAACCGGGCCTTGGATGGGTTGCACCTGGCGATGCTTCTGATGGTGGCTCTGGTGCTGGTGCTGACCTTCTGGGGAAATAGAGCCAAGGGTGCGCCGGGCCGGGGCTCTTTTCTGCTGCCGGTTCTGGCGGTGGCCCTTACCTGGGCCCTGCTGCTCTCGGGGCTGCGGGGAAGTGGTTGGGGGGGTGGATGGGTTTGGCCGCGTGGGGAGGGACTGCCTGCTACCCCGGTGGTGGAGTGGCAGGCTCGCAGTGTACCCCCTGGCTTTACTGAAACCGGATATTTGCTGGCTTTCTTGATGGCTTTGGCGGGGTTCTTTTTGCTGCTGGGCATGCTGTACTGGGCGTGGCAGCTACAGCGACCTGAGGAACTCGATTTGCCCACGACCCCGGTCAAACACCACCCACCCAGGCCCCGCACCGCTCCACAAGACCCCATTCGTGAGGCCTACCGAAGTTTCGAGGAGCGCATGCAGGAATTGGGTTTGCCAAGGCCTCCTTCGTCGAGCCCAGCCCGGTTTGCGCAGGATGTTTTGGCCCGACAGCCCCAGGTCAGAGATGCGCTGATTCGGCTGCTCGAGCTCTACCAGCGGGTACGTTATGGCGGTAAACCATTGCCCGAGCATGGCCAGGAGGCCCGCCGCCTGGTCGAGGAGATAACCCGGAGGTTTCCACCCCTATGA
- a CDS encoding metal-sensitive transcriptional regulator has protein sequence MSTASEPTPNASFGPDEKTRIIHRLRRLEGQVRGLQKMVEEDRECREILTLLSGVKSALESVGEEILEAYLAQCQADLEPPTPAQLVEVVRLLRK, from the coding sequence ATGTCCACCGCTTCTGAACCCACCCCCAACGCCAGCTTTGGCCCGGACGAAAAAACCCGTATTATCCACCGGTTGCGCCGTCTGGAAGGTCAGGTGCGCGGTCTGCAAAAGATGGTGGAGGAAGACCGGGAGTGCCGGGAAATTCTCACCCTGTTGAGCGGGGTGAAGAGCGCGTTGGAATCGGTGGGGGAGGAGATCCTGGAGGCCTACCTGGCCCAGTGCCAGGCCGACCTCGAGCCCCCCACGCCGGCGCAACTGGTCGAGGTGGTGCGGCTGTTGCGGAAGTAA
- a CDS encoding DUF2726 domain-containing protein, translated as MEVLLLAFIAFLILLGWVFLGKNRDGSARSASITYTKKHALLSPAERSFYGVLQQAVGNTYHIHAKVRLADLIQPASSLSRSDWRTALNRIDRKHLDFVLVDPSTTEVMYAIELDDSSHSSDKRVQRDTFVNAALESAGLRLIRVPAKSAYSLSEVRSMLGFEANPQSSGTTAPATPTCPKCAAPMVKRQASRGEHAGKLFWACSRYPECRSIVSINN; from the coding sequence ATGGAAGTATTGCTTTTAGCGTTTATCGCTTTTTTGATTTTATTAGGCTGGGTGTTCTTGGGGAAAAACCGGGATGGCTCCGCCCGATCCGCCTCGATTACTTACACCAAGAAACATGCCCTGCTCAGCCCTGCCGAGCGCTCGTTTTATGGTGTACTTCAACAAGCCGTTGGCAATACTTACCATATTCACGCCAAGGTTCGTCTAGCCGACCTTATCCAACCGGCCTCAAGCCTGTCCCGCTCAGACTGGCGTACAGCGCTCAATCGCATTGACCGCAAGCATCTGGACTTCGTTTTAGTAGATCCCAGCACCACCGAAGTGATGTATGCCATAGAGCTCGACGACAGCAGTCATAGTTCCGACAAACGCGTCCAACGCGACACTTTTGTGAATGCCGCTTTAGAATCAGCAGGTTTGCGCTTAATTCGTGTCCCAGCCAAGAGTGCCTACAGTCTGTCAGAGGTACGAAGTATGCTGGGCTTCGAAGCAAACCCACAATCCTCCGGCACGACAGCACCTGCAACCCCAACCTGCCCTAAGTGTGCTGCCCCAATGGTCAAACGCCAGGCCAGCCGGGGTGAGCACGCAGGTAAGCTCTTCTGGGCTTGTAGTCGCTATCCAGAGTGCAGATCGATTGTATCCATCAATAATTAA
- a CDS encoding rhodanese-like domain-containing protein: protein MWGWFKNLLGLGARVPRISALEAQEKLRAGALLIDVRTPLERKLSKIPGSQGLPLAELPRRWESLPKDRPIICFCESGSRSQQAAEFLAEKGLEVYNLAGGISAWQAAGLPVKKGDLQR from the coding sequence ATGTGGGGTTGGTTCAAAAATTTGCTGGGTCTGGGGGCCAGGGTGCCCCGGATTAGTGCGCTAGAAGCCCAGGAAAAGCTCAGGGCCGGGGCGCTTCTGATTGACGTGCGCACCCCCCTCGAGCGCAAACTAAGCAAAATACCGGGCTCCCAGGGCCTGCCGCTGGCCGAGCTGCCCAGGCGCTGGGAAAGCCTGCCCAAAGACCGGCCCATCATCTGCTTTTGCGAGAGCGGCAGCCGCAGCCAGCAGGCCGCCGAGTTTCTGGCCGAGAAGGGCCTCGAGGTCTACAACCTGGCCGGGGGAATTTCGGCCTGGCAGGCCGCGGGGTTGCCGGTGAAGAAGGGCGACTTGCAGCGCTAA
- a CDS encoding rhodanese-like domain-containing protein produces the protein MRLAALLLLTLLSWGLAQPKIVTVDDLKAALSNPKVFVIDVRTPQEFAQGHVKGAVNWPLQEIERWWNRVPKDRPVYIHCNTQNRSAVAVQYLMGKGYRNLNLVTGGIQAWMSRRYPVTR, from the coding sequence ATGAGGCTAGCAGCCCTTCTGCTCCTGACCTTGCTCTCCTGGGGGCTGGCCCAGCCTAAGATTGTCACTGTAGACGATCTCAAGGCGGCTTTGTCCAACCCCAAGGTGTTCGTGATTGATGTGCGTACGCCCCAGGAGTTTGCCCAGGGTCACGTGAAGGGCGCGGTCAACTGGCCGCTGCAGGAGATTGAACGCTGGTGGAACCGCGTGCCCAAGGATCGGCCGGTCTATATCCACTGCAACACCCAGAACCGCAGCGCGGTGGCGGTGCAGTACTTGATGGGCAAAGGCTACCGGAACCTAAACCTGGTAACCGGCGGCATTCAGGCCTGGATGTCCCGTAGGTACCCCGTCACCCGGTAG
- a CDS encoding MBL fold metallo-hydrolase — protein sequence MQVFSLTANLYLLDTPEGLLLVDSGMPQENQRLLRHLGGRRPVALLLTHHHLDHVGGARMLWERYGLPIYAHPLDIPFISGEARRPPFPPIPWLGDWIANSPRPVPREALTPVEEGAEVMGWQVVHLPGHTPGQIGLLREGVLLAADALRVGAKGPWVPPAMVNHDTQQARRTVGKIARLEAQKIYVGHGPPTTQQAVKALAKRLGLPE from the coding sequence ATGCAAGTTTTTTCGCTGACCGCCAACCTGTACTTGCTGGACACCCCGGAGGGTTTATTGCTGGTGGACTCCGGCATGCCGCAGGAGAACCAAAGGCTGCTGCGGCACCTGGGGGGGCGCAGGCCGGTGGCCCTGCTGCTCACCCACCACCACCTCGACCATGTGGGCGGGGCCCGGATGCTCTGGGAGCGCTACGGGCTGCCCATCTACGCCCATCCGCTCGACATCCCCTTCATTAGCGGGGAAGCGCGCCGCCCACCTTTTCCGCCCATTCCCTGGCTGGGTGACTGGATTGCCAACAGCCCCCGGCCGGTGCCCAGAGAAGCTCTGACACCCGTTGAAGAAGGCGCGGAAGTGATGGGCTGGCAGGTGGTGCACCTGCCCGGCCATACCCCCGGTCAGATTGGCCTGCTGCGCGAAGGGGTTTTGCTGGCCGCCGACGCGCTGCGGGTAGGTGCGAAAGGCCCCTGGGTTCCCCCGGCCATGGTCAACCACGACACCCAACAGGCCCGGCGCACGGTGGGGAAGATCGCCCGCCTCGAGGCCCAGAAGATCTACGTGGGGCACGGGCCGCCCACCACCCAACAGGCTGTAAAGGCGCTGGCAAAAAGACTGGGCTTGCCGGAGTAG
- the dxs gene encoding 1-deoxy-D-xylulose-5-phosphate synthase, with the protein MILQKVNQPQDLKTLSQEELLQLAEELRSEIIRVCAQNGGHLASSLGAVELIVALHRVFDSPRDRLLFDVGHQAYAHKILTGRKEVIHTIRQEGGISGFTKVSESEHDAITVGHASTSLANALGMAIARDTLGENYHVVGIIGDGALTGGMALAALNVIGERKPRLLMVLNDNEMSISENVGALNRYFKEYQTKKWVQDTQKWGKHVLEGISPRLFNLVDRAKEAAKLMLHQENPFYAWGIRYVGPVDGHDLPGLIHILEQIKELDGPTLLHIVTQKGKGYGVAEEDPIYWHGPPGFNPQNPEKVSKGYSWSAAFGDAVTELAHKEPRLFVITPAMREGSGLVKYSQTHPERYLDTGICEDVAATVAAGMALRGLKPVLAIYSTFMQRAYDQIIHDIAIENLPVVFAVDRAGIVGGDGATHNGVFDIAYLRTVPNVQIAAPKDALELRAMLKKALELGGPIAIRYARDNVEKVPEGAWPEIEWGRWEVLKEGSRAYILAFGKTLKYALEAAQDHPEIGVINARFLKPVDKGMLEALALEGYKLVTTEDHQKMGGFGSAVLEALNELGLKPDIRVLGLPDVFYDHGSIPRMHREAGIDAAAIRAALAEMGVSLQTIGEAIKP; encoded by the coding sequence GTGATTCTGCAAAAGGTCAACCAACCGCAAGACCTAAAAACCCTCTCGCAAGAAGAGCTGCTGCAACTGGCCGAGGAGTTGCGTAGCGAGATTATCCGGGTGTGCGCCCAGAACGGCGGCCACCTGGCCTCCTCGCTGGGGGCGGTGGAGCTGATTGTGGCCCTGCACCGGGTCTTCGACTCGCCCAGGGATCGCCTGTTGTTCGATGTGGGCCACCAGGCCTACGCCCACAAGATTCTGACCGGGCGCAAGGAAGTCATCCATACCATCCGCCAGGAAGGGGGGATCTCGGGCTTTACCAAGGTCTCGGAGAGCGAGCACGACGCGATTACGGTGGGCCACGCCTCCACTTCGCTGGCCAATGCCCTGGGCATGGCCATTGCCCGCGATACCCTGGGCGAAAACTACCACGTGGTGGGCATCATCGGCGACGGGGCCCTAACCGGCGGGATGGCCCTGGCTGCGCTCAATGTGATTGGCGAGCGTAAGCCCAGGCTGCTGATGGTTCTCAACGACAACGAGATGTCCATCTCGGAGAACGTGGGGGCTCTGAACCGCTACTTCAAGGAGTACCAGACCAAAAAGTGGGTACAGGACACCCAGAAGTGGGGCAAGCATGTTCTGGAGGGCATCTCGCCCCGGCTCTTCAACCTGGTAGACCGGGCCAAGGAGGCCGCCAAGCTGATGCTGCACCAGGAGAACCCCTTCTACGCCTGGGGCATCCGCTACGTGGGGCCGGTGGACGGGCACGACCTGCCGGGCCTGATTCACATTCTGGAGCAGATTAAAGAACTCGACGGCCCCACCCTGCTGCACATCGTGACCCAGAAAGGCAAGGGCTACGGGGTGGCCGAGGAAGACCCCATCTACTGGCACGGGCCGCCCGGCTTCAACCCCCAGAACCCCGAGAAGGTGAGCAAGGGCTACTCCTGGTCGGCGGCCTTCGGCGACGCGGTGACCGAGCTGGCCCATAAGGAGCCCCGGCTTTTCGTTATCACCCCGGCCATGCGCGAGGGTTCGGGGCTGGTGAAGTACTCCCAGACCCACCCCGAGCGCTACCTGGACACCGGCATCTGCGAGGATGTGGCGGCCACGGTGGCGGCGGGTATGGCCCTGCGGGGCCTCAAGCCGGTGCTGGCTATTTACTCAACCTTTATGCAGCGGGCCTACGACCAGATCATCCACGACATCGCCATCGAGAACCTGCCGGTGGTGTTTGCGGTGGATCGGGCCGGGATTGTGGGGGGCGATGGGGCCACCCACAACGGGGTTTTCGATATCGCCTACCTGCGCACCGTGCCCAACGTGCAGATTGCTGCCCCCAAGGATGCTTTGGAGCTTCGGGCCATGCTCAAGAAGGCCCTGGAGCTGGGCGGGCCCATCGCCATCCGCTACGCCCGCGACAACGTGGAAAAAGTCCCCGAGGGGGCCTGGCCCGAGATCGAGTGGGGCCGCTGGGAGGTGCTGAAGGAGGGCTCCAGGGCCTATATACTGGCCTTTGGCAAGACCCTCAAGTATGCCCTCGAGGCCGCCCAGGATCACCCCGAGATTGGCGTCATCAACGCCCGTTTCCTCAAGCCGGTGGACAAGGGGATGCTGGAAGCGCTGGCCCTCGAGGGCTACAAGCTGGTGACCACCGAAGACCACCAGAAGATGGGGGGCTTTGGCAGCGCGGTACTGGAAGCCCTCAATGAACTGGGCCTGAAACCCGATATCCGCGTGCTGGGCCTGCCGGATGTCTTCTACGACCACGGCTCCATTCCCCGCATGCACCGCGAGGCCGGCATTGACGCTGCGGCCATCCGGGCGGCCCTGGCCGAGATGGGGGTTTCGCTTCAGACGATTGGCGAAGCAATAAAGCCTTGA
- a CDS encoding thioredoxin family protein, whose product MFLDEKIQAQVREMLAPIQNPVEVVVFTTSGLELPGQEVGLQDETLGLLKEVVALNPHLSLEQRSIHSDPEAQALGLSYAPTILLREKGSNRNNIRFLGLPAGYEFSTLIETLLMLGTGESKLGEKSQADLQKVASPVRMQAFVTPTCPYCPQAVLATYKLAYHNPNIIAEGVEASEFPQLSRRYNISGVPDTIISGTTQQRILGGQPDRVFVEAAIKASAGVVA is encoded by the coding sequence ATGTTTTTAGACGAGAAAATTCAAGCCCAGGTGCGTGAAATGCTGGCCCCCATCCAGAACCCCGTGGAAGTGGTGGTCTTTACCACCTCGGGCCTCGAGCTGCCCGGCCAGGAGGTAGGGCTGCAGGACGAAACCCTGGGCCTGCTCAAGGAAGTGGTGGCCCTGAACCCCCACCTGAGCCTGGAGCAGCGCTCCATCCACTCCGACCCCGAGGCCCAGGCCTTGGGCCTGAGCTATGCACCCACCATTCTGCTGCGGGAAAAAGGCTCGAACCGCAACAACATCCGCTTCCTGGGACTGCCGGCTGGCTACGAGTTCAGCACCCTGATCGAAACCTTGCTGATGCTGGGCACCGGCGAGAGCAAGCTGGGTGAAAAGTCGCAGGCCGATCTGCAAAAAGTTGCCTCGCCGGTACGTATGCAGGCCTTCGTGACCCCCACCTGCCCCTACTGCCCGCAGGCCGTGCTGGCGACCTACAAGCTGGCCTACCACAACCCCAATATCATCGCCGAAGGGGTAGAAGCCAGCGAGTTCCCCCAGCTCTCGAGGCGCTACAACATCTCGGGGGTGCCCGATACCATCATCAGCGGCACGACCCAGCAGCGCATTCTGGGTGGGCAGCCCGACCGGGTCTTCGTGGAGGCGGCCATCAAGGCCAGCGCTGGGGTGGTGGCATGA